A portion of the Actomonas aquatica genome contains these proteins:
- the feoB gene encoding ferrous iron transport protein B, with amino-acid sequence MNLPEHVKTPSRTPVYAFVGNPNCGKSTLFNALTGLKQKVGNYPGVTVERKVGTAYSQHGHPMTVIDLPGAYSLAARSPDEAVTRDVLLGRRADTQMPDRIVCIVDGSNLERNLYLVHQILDLGRPVILVVNMIDVATNAGLQIRFDHLEKELGIPVIPAQASRGHGLIELKLAMSRSDLPLPKHRWSVPAAIAPAVAELQASLQDADKKPPLIARAEALLLLTDPDPVRVTGSQPLSPRTAAILQQWTKRWQDDGTDWSGSLVGARYDAIGKLTAESVKSAASVAPQNVSDRIDAIVTHGFWGWAVLGSIMTLLFLSIFTLAEYPMGLIESAVAAMADGVKAAMPPGDLRDLITDGAIAGVGGVVIFLPQILILFFFIGLLESTGYMARAAFIMDRLMSRVGLNGKSFIPLLSSYACAIPGIMATRTIEDHKDRLVTILVAPFMSCSARLPVYLLMIAALVPSREVPILTKVGLMLLMYGLGTCGAFAFAWLFKRTLLKGEPPLMIMELPPYRLPRVKDVALQMAERGGIFLKRAGTIILAISIVLWALTAYPKAGEDATPSEQIAQSFAGQAGHVIEPAIEPLGFNWQIGIGLISSFAAREVFVSATSVVFNVEEDEENTEPLLQALRSATWPDGRPLFTPLVCLTLMVFYVFAMQCVSTVAIVKRETNSWRWPLFQIGYQTGFAWILCLIIYQTGTALGF; translated from the coding sequence ATGAATCTGCCCGAGCACGTTAAAACACCTTCCCGCACCCCGGTGTATGCCTTTGTCGGCAACCCCAACTGCGGCAAATCCACCCTTTTCAACGCGCTCACCGGCCTGAAGCAGAAGGTCGGCAACTACCCGGGCGTGACCGTCGAACGCAAAGTCGGCACCGCCTACTCCCAGCACGGTCACCCCATGACCGTCATCGACCTGCCGGGCGCCTACTCCCTGGCCGCCCGCTCACCCGACGAAGCCGTCACCCGCGACGTGCTCCTCGGCCGCCGCGCCGACACCCAGATGCCCGACCGCATCGTTTGCATCGTCGATGGCTCCAACCTCGAGCGAAACCTCTACCTCGTTCACCAGATCCTGGATCTCGGCCGCCCGGTCATTCTCGTCGTCAACATGATCGACGTCGCGACCAACGCCGGTCTGCAGATCCGCTTCGACCATCTGGAAAAGGAACTCGGTATCCCCGTCATCCCCGCCCAGGCCTCGCGCGGCCACGGGCTCATCGAGCTCAAACTCGCCATGAGCCGCTCCGACCTGCCGCTGCCCAAACACCGCTGGAGCGTCCCCGCCGCCATCGCCCCCGCCGTCGCCGAACTGCAGGCCTCCCTCCAAGACGCCGACAAAAAACCCCCGCTCATCGCCCGCGCCGAAGCCCTGCTGCTGCTCACCGACCCGGATCCCGTGCGCGTGACCGGCTCCCAACCCCTCAGCCCGCGCACCGCCGCCATCCTCCAGCAATGGACGAAACGCTGGCAGGACGACGGCACCGACTGGTCCGGAAGCCTCGTGGGGGCCCGCTACGACGCCATCGGCAAACTCACCGCCGAATCCGTCAAATCCGCTGCCTCCGTCGCGCCTCAAAACGTTTCCGATCGGATCGACGCCATCGTCACCCACGGCTTCTGGGGCTGGGCCGTCCTCGGCTCGATCATGACGCTGCTCTTCCTGAGCATTTTCACCCTCGCCGAGTATCCCATGGGACTCATCGAGTCCGCCGTCGCCGCCATGGCCGACGGCGTCAAAGCCGCCATGCCGCCCGGCGACCTGCGCGACCTCATCACCGACGGCGCCATCGCCGGCGTCGGCGGCGTGGTGATCTTCCTCCCACAGATTCTCATCCTCTTCTTTTTCATCGGCCTCCTCGAAAGCACCGGCTACATGGCTCGGGCCGCCTTCATCATGGACCGCCTCATGAGCCGCGTGGGGCTGAACGGTAAATCCTTCATCCCGCTGCTCAGCTCCTACGCCTGCGCCATTCCCGGCATCATGGCCACCCGCACCATCGAGGACCACAAGGACCGTCTCGTCACCATTCTCGTGGCACCCTTCATGAGCTGCTCCGCCCGCCTGCCGGTTTACCTGCTCATGATCGCCGCCCTCGTGCCGTCGCGCGAAGTGCCCATCCTCACCAAGGTGGGCCTCATGTTGCTGATGTATGGCCTCGGCACCTGCGGCGCCTTTGCTTTCGCCTGGCTCTTCAAGCGCACCCTGCTCAAGGGCGAACCGCCGCTCATGATCATGGAGCTGCCGCCTTACCGCCTGCCGCGAGTGAAAGACGTCGCCCTGCAAATGGCCGAGCGCGGCGGCATCTTCCTCAAACGCGCCGGCACCATCATCCTCGCCATCTCCATCGTGCTCTGGGCCCTCACCGCCTACCCCAAGGCCGGCGAAGACGCCACGCCCAGCGAACAGATCGCCCAAAGTTTCGCCGGTCAGGCCGGCCACGTCATCGAACCCGCCATCGAGCCCCTCGGCTTTAACTGGCAGATCGGCATCGGCCTCATCTCCTCCTTCGCCGCCCGCGAAGTATTCGTCAGTGCGACGAGTGTCGTCTTCAACGTCGAGGAAGACGAAGAGAACACCGAACCCTTGCTCCAAGCCCTCCGTTCCGCCACCTGGCCGGACGGCCGCCCGCTATTCACTCCGCTGGTCTGCCTCACCCTCATGGTGTTCTACGTGTTCGCCATGCAGTGCGTCAGCACCGTCGCCATCGTGAAACGCGAAACCAATTCCTGGCGCTGGCCGCTCTTTCAGATCGGTTACCAAACCGGCTTCGCTTGGATTTTGTGCCTGATCATTTACCAGACCGGCACCGCCCTCGGTTTCTGA
- a CDS encoding FeoA family protein has product MSDTVSLSSLATGATAVVRAYPLSGNAFLRLREMGMLPGTSFTLLRRAPLGDPIEIKLRGYNLTLRKTEADHIMVEATSA; this is encoded by the coding sequence ATGTCCGACACCGTTTCCCTCTCCAGCCTGGCCACCGGCGCCACTGCCGTCGTCCGCGCCTACCCACTCTCGGGTAACGCCTTTCTGCGCCTGCGAGAAATGGGCATGCTCCCTGGCACCTCCTTCACTCTGCTTCGCCGTGCCCCCTTGGGCGATCCGATCGAAATCAAGCTTCGTGGCTACAACCTGACCCTGCGTAAGACCGAAGCCGACCACATCATGGTCGAGGCCACCTCCGCCTGA
- a CDS encoding FeoA family protein — MKQDLKSTRLPLCQLGAGESGLVCELQGEGTFKQRVRELGFGESATVKKISGRSTIICQVNGTRIALSHDAARRILISVGSLPMSA; from the coding sequence ATGAAACAGGATCTCAAATCGACTCGCCTCCCTCTCTGCCAGCTCGGCGCTGGCGAATCAGGCCTGGTTTGTGAACTCCAAGGGGAGGGCACCTTTAAACAGCGCGTGCGCGAACTCGGGTTCGGTGAATCCGCCACGGTCAAAAAGATCTCCGGCCGCTCCACCATCATCTGCCAAGTCAACGGCACCCGTATCGCCCTCAGCCACGACGCCGCCCGCCGCATCCTGATCTCCGTCGGCTCCCTGCCGATGTCCGCCTGA